One segment of Carya illinoinensis cultivar Pawnee chromosome 1, C.illinoinensisPawnee_v1, whole genome shotgun sequence DNA contains the following:
- the LOC122318198 gene encoding pentatricopeptide repeat-containing protein At5g42450, mitochondrial, whose amino-acid sequence MKPIIHKSLVCRPIWGISLRLACSHVVEIQKHHAHTRKLGASGVQPAHVEAIPESISFPVALQLFDEVSDLGVISATHIIGRFVRQHRHEEAICLFSKMLVSNITPNEFTFGTVTHSSTLLGNLNIGKQVHACAMKIGLHSNVYVGSALLDFYAKLSTTEEAQRAFEDTFEPNVVSYTTLISSYLKKERIEDAFSVFQEMPERNIVSWNAMIGGCSQTGHNEEAVNLFVEMLRHGLLPDQSTFPCAISAAANIAALGMGKSFHACAIKCLGKLNVFVSNSLISFYAKCGTMEDSLLVFHKVSERNIVSWNAVICGYAQNGGGEEAIKFFERMRLVGCRPNSVSLLGILWACNHAGLVDEGYSYFNKAILEEPSMLKPEHYACIVDLLSRSGHFRQAEEFLWDLPFDPGIGFWKALLGGCQIHSNVELGQFAAQKILTLYPEDVSSYVMLSNAHSAAGRWSYVSTIRREMKEKGMKRIPGSSWIEIRSRVHVFITGDKNHPQKDEIYMALRFCIEHSRDLVESSNFLEDS is encoded by the coding sequence ATGAAACCCATAATACACAAATCCTTGGTCTGCCGGCCCATATGGGGGATAAGCCTGAGGTTAGCTTGTAGTCATGTGGTTGAAATTCAGAAACATCATGCACATACCCGTAAACTAGGAGCCTCAGGAGTCCAACCTGCCCATGTGGAAGCTATACCTGAATCAATATCATTCCCAGTTGCTCTTCAGCTGTTCGATGAAGTGTCTGACTTGGGTGTAATATCTGCCACGCACATCATTGGCCGCTTTGTTCGACAGCACCGCCATGAAGAGGCCATCTGTCTCTTCTCAAAAATGCTTGTATCAAATATTACACCCAATGAGTTCACATTTGGCACCGTAACTCACTCATCAACTCTGCTAGGAAACCTTAATATCGGCAAGCAAGTTCATGCTTGTGCAATGAAGATTGGCCTTCACTCAAATGTCTATGTCGGTAGTGCACTTTTAGATTTTTATGCCAAGTTGAGTACCACCGAGGAAGCTCAAAGAGCCTTTGAAGATACCTTTGAGCCAAATGTGGTATCTTACACAACTTTGATAAGCAGCTACCTGAAAAAAGAGAGGATTGAAGATGCTTTCTCAGTTTTTCAAGAGATGCCTGAGAGAAACATTGTTTCATGGAATGCGATGATTGGAGGGTGTAGCCAAACAGGCCACAATGAAGAGGCTGTGAATCTTTTTGTTGAGATGCTTAGACATGGATTGTTGCCAGATCAATCGACTTTTCCTTGTGCTATCAGTGCAGCAGCCAATATTGCCGCGCTTGGAATGGGAAAAAGCTTTCATGCTTGTGCTATTAAGTGTTTGGGTAAACTTAATGTGTTTGTTAGCAATTCGTTGATTAGCTTTTATGCTAAATGTGGAACCATGGAAGACAGTCTCTTGGTTTTCCATAAAGTTTCTGAAAGAAATATTGTTTCTTGGAATGCCGTGATATGCGGTTATGCACAAAATGGTGGAGGGGAGGAAGCCATAAAATTCTTTGAAAGGATGAGGCTCGTAGGTTGTAGGCCTAATAGTGTTTCACTTCTTGGCATCTTATGGGCTTGCAATCACGCCGGTCTTGTTGATGAGGGTTATTCATATTTCAATAAAGCAATACTTGAAGAACCTAGCATGCTAAAGCCTGAGCACTATGCATGTATTGTTGACTTGCTCTCTCGTTCAGGGCACTTTAGACAAGCTGAGGAGTTTCTTTGGGATTTGCCCTTTGATCCGGGAATTGGGTTTTGGAAAGCATTGCTTGGAGGCTGCCAGATTCACTCGAATGTAGAATTGGGGCAGTTTGCAGCACAAAAAATATTGACATTGTATCCTGAAGATGTGTCATCATATGTAATGCTGTCAAACGCACATTCTGCAGCCGGTAGATGGTCTTATGTTTCAACAATAAGAAGGGAGATgaaagagaaaggaatgaaGAGGATTCCAGGTAGCAGTTGGATTGAAATTAGAAGCAGAGTCCATGTCTTTATAACCGGAGACAAGAATCATCCCCAAAAGGATGAAATTTATATGGCCTTGCGGTTTTGTATTGAGCATTCAAGGGATCTTGTCGAATCTTCCAATTTTCTTGAAGATTCTTGA